From a region of the Bradyrhizobium sp. KBS0727 genome:
- a CDS encoding caspase family protein, whose product MNLTQARISRRPVTIAAALVGLVSLAIGAHAALNKRSLEAAKAVGTEQTGSIGKDASRVALVIGNGHYPDAAAPLAQPINDARGLTAALRAQGVDVDVVEDATKDDMVRAIERMKSRISKDTVVMLFFGGYGIQVGRESFMIPVDATIWKESDVRRTGVSIEQALDAMTEKGAKAKLVVVDASRRNPYERRFRSFSHGLAPISPPENALVLSAATPGTVTDDGKGQYSVLVTELLNNLNAQTGAETAFNKTRVAISRASEGEQVPSVSSSLLEDVRIGG is encoded by the coding sequence ATGAATTTGACCCAAGCCCGCATCTCCCGCCGCCCCGTCACCATTGCCGCCGCTTTGGTTGGCCTGGTGTCGCTGGCGATCGGCGCCCATGCGGCGTTGAACAAGCGCTCGCTCGAGGCCGCCAAGGCTGTTGGCACCGAGCAGACCGGCTCGATCGGCAAGGATGCATCGCGCGTCGCCCTCGTCATCGGCAATGGCCATTATCCGGATGCTGCCGCGCCGCTGGCGCAGCCGATCAACGACGCCCGCGGCCTGACCGCGGCGCTGCGCGCCCAGGGCGTTGACGTCGACGTGGTGGAAGACGCCACCAAGGACGACATGGTCCGCGCCATCGAGCGGATGAAGTCCAGGATCAGCAAGGACACCGTGGTGATGCTGTTCTTCGGCGGCTACGGCATCCAGGTCGGCCGCGAGAGCTTCATGATCCCGGTCGATGCCACGATCTGGAAGGAAAGCGACGTCCGCCGCACCGGCGTCAGCATCGAGCAGGCGCTGGACGCGATGACCGAGAAGGGCGCCAAGGCCAAGCTCGTCGTCGTCGACGCCTCCCGCCGCAATCCCTATGAGCGCCGCTTTCGCTCGTTCAGCCACGGCCTCGCGCCGATCTCGCCGCCGGAAAACGCGCTGGTGCTGTCGGCCGCCACGCCGGGCACCGTGACCGATGACGGCAAGGGCCAGTACAGCGTGCTGGTGACCGAGCTGCTCAACAATCTGAATGCGCAGACCGGCGCCGAGACCGCCTTCAACAAGACCCGCGTCGCCATCTCCCGCGCCTCTGAAGGCGAGCAGGTGCCGTCGGTCTCGTCGTCGCTCTTGGAAGACGTCCGCATCGGCGGGTAA
- a CDS encoding efflux RND transporter periplasmic adaptor subunit, giving the protein MPYFSAFASSRIFFVSAVAGLLSLTASPTLAADDPEVVPKGAAVTVLKAAKSCFANIVEVSGTIIPREETQVRPERMGLKVSEVLADAGDSVTAGQVLARLTLPEGGTATVQTPVAGLISASTAAVGAVASGKGEALFSVIARSEFDLVGLVPTRDISKLAVNQPARIKVIGVGEVDGKVRRLSTTVQPDSQLGQAFIGITTNRRLLVNSSGRALITTGQSCGLSVPLTAILYGSAGTVVQVVRRARVETRRVETGLMSGGQVEIREGSQLVEGDVVVARAGALLREGDPVRAVTAADVK; this is encoded by the coding sequence ATGCCTTATTTCAGCGCGTTCGCCTCGTCGCGAATATTCTTCGTCTCGGCGGTGGCTGGCCTGCTCTCCCTCACCGCCTCCCCCACCCTCGCCGCCGACGATCCCGAAGTCGTGCCCAAGGGCGCCGCGGTCACGGTGCTCAAAGCCGCGAAATCCTGTTTTGCCAATATTGTCGAGGTGTCCGGCACCATCATTCCGCGCGAGGAGACGCAGGTGCGGCCCGAGCGGATGGGGCTGAAGGTTTCCGAGGTGCTGGCGGATGCCGGCGACAGCGTCACCGCCGGCCAGGTGCTGGCGCGGCTGACCTTGCCGGAGGGCGGCACGGCGACGGTGCAGACGCCGGTGGCGGGGCTGATTTCGGCCTCGACGGCGGCGGTTGGTGCTGTGGCTTCGGGCAAGGGCGAGGCGCTGTTTTCGGTGATCGCGCGCAGCGAGTTCGACCTGGTCGGCCTGGTGCCGACGCGCGATATTTCCAAGCTCGCGGTCAACCAGCCCGCGCGGATCAAGGTGATCGGCGTCGGCGAGGTCGACGGCAAGGTGCGGCGGCTGTCGACCACCGTGCAGCCGGACAGCCAGCTCGGCCAGGCCTTCATCGGCATCACCACCAACCGGCGGCTGCTGGTGAATTCCTCGGGCCGCGCGCTGATCACGACCGGGCAGAGCTGCGGCCTGTCGGTGCCGCTGACGGCCATTCTCTATGGTTCCGCCGGCACCGTGGTGCAGGTGGTGCGGCGCGCCCGCGTCGAAACGCGGCGGGTGGAAACCGGATTGATGTCGGGCGGCCAGGTCGAGATCCGCGAAGGCTCGCAACTGGTCGAAGGCGATGTCGTGGTGGCCCGCGCCGGCGCGCTGCTGCGCGAAGGCGATCCGGTGCGCGCGGTGACGGCCGCGGATGTGAAGTAA
- a CDS encoding AbrB/MazE/SpoVT family DNA-binding domain-containing protein: MQVSKWGNSLAVRLPKALVEQLGLKEGDELNVVAASSDTLAVETKEARRLRALANIRARNWTLPADYKFDRDEANER; the protein is encoded by the coding sequence ATGCAGGTTTCCAAATGGGGTAATAGCCTCGCCGTTCGCCTGCCCAAGGCGCTGGTCGAGCAGCTCGGGCTGAAGGAAGGCGACGAGTTGAATGTCGTCGCCGCCAGCAGCGACACCCTCGCGGTCGAGACCAAAGAGGCCAGGCGGTTGCGTGCGCTCGCTAACATCCGCGCGCGAAACTGGACGTTGCCGGCGGACTACAAGTTCGACCGCGACGAGGCCAACGAGCGGTGA
- a CDS encoding PIN domain-containing protein → MSAFLDTNILVYAQQTGRKAEVSQNLIAEGGTISAQVLNELVNVLRKKLGQSFGEIAAVLDDIDNALDPARPLTAQNCRSALALAGEHGLSFYDALIVASAIEAGCHTLYSEDMQHGRTIGALTIRNPFNEGVR, encoded by the coding sequence GTGAGCGCGTTTCTCGACACCAACATTCTCGTCTACGCGCAGCAGACCGGCCGCAAGGCGGAGGTCTCACAAAATCTGATCGCTGAAGGCGGCACGATCAGCGCCCAGGTTCTCAACGAGCTGGTGAATGTACTGCGCAAGAAGCTGGGCCAAAGCTTCGGTGAAATCGCCGCGGTGCTCGACGATATCGACAACGCGCTCGATCCCGCGCGTCCCCTGACCGCGCAGAATTGCCGCAGCGCGCTTGCCCTTGCCGGCGAGCACGGCCTTTCGTTCTACGACGCGCTGATCGTCGCCTCGGCCATCGAAGCCGGCTGCCACACGCTCTACAGCGAGGACATGCAGCACGGCCGCACCATCGGCGCGCTGACGATCCGGAATCCGTTTAACGAAGGGGTGCGGTGA
- a CDS encoding type I restriction-modification system subunit M N-terminal domain-containing protein: MLAEGHQRLADKIWSVANKLRGPYRPPQYRKVMLPLIVLRRLDCVLEPTKDQVLKQVDKLKAKKLSPEAIEKALAKVASKDRKQPLFNTSKYTFGKLLGESSGIARNLTNYIKGFSPNVRKIFERFEFEAEIEKLDANNMLFEIIKEFSTLDLHPNTVPNLEMGYVFEYLIRKFNEQANEEAGDHFTPREVIQLMAHVLYTGDEDIHVPGISRTIYDPACGTGGMLSVSEEYIREQNPQAHLTLFGQDYNDEA; this comes from the coding sequence ATGCTCGCTGAAGGCCATCAAAGGCTCGCCGACAAAATCTGGTCCGTAGCAAATAAACTACGCGGCCCCTATCGCCCTCCACAGTACCGAAAAGTGATGCTTCCGCTAATCGTGCTTCGGCGTCTCGATTGCGTACTGGAGCCGACCAAGGATCAGGTGCTTAAACAGGTCGACAAGCTAAAGGCAAAGAAGCTTTCGCCGGAAGCGATTGAAAAAGCTCTCGCGAAAGTTGCGAGCAAAGATCGCAAGCAGCCGCTTTTCAATACTAGCAAGTATACTTTCGGAAAACTACTCGGCGAGTCGTCAGGTATTGCCCGCAACCTCACGAACTACATCAAGGGGTTCTCGCCCAATGTCCGTAAAATTTTCGAGCGCTTCGAATTCGAAGCCGAAATCGAAAAGCTCGACGCGAACAATATGTTGTTTGAGATTATCAAGGAGTTTTCAACACTTGACCTGCATCCCAACACGGTTCCAAACCTGGAAATGGGATACGTGTTCGAATATTTGATCCGAAAATTCAACGAACAGGCCAATGAAGAGGCCGGAGACCATTTCACACCGCGCGAAGTAATTCAGCTAATGGCGCATGTGCTCTATACCGGCGATGAAGATATTCACGTGCCAGGCATTTCGCGGACCATTTATGATCCCGCCTGCGGCACGGGTGGCATGCTCTCGGTCTCGGAAGAGTACATTCGTGAGCAGAATCCGCAGGCTCATCTGACCTTGTTCGGGCAAGATTATAATGACGAGGCGTAA
- a CDS encoding IS110 family transposase — protein MAQNDLVVVGIDVAKDKVDACIRRFTLRQTFPNTAQGHRKLVAWLRRYQVGKAVMEASGGYELEWRNVLHKAGIEVRIVDPRRVRSFAQSAGRLAKNDPIDAEMIAWFAETFSQAPGQTPDAAREELAALAKARTALVDVKIRLQAQDEHAAPEPARKAYARVLKNLAAEMDKLEAAISAKVKATPEFAERAEIIESVPGLAHVTSAILIAGMPELGQVSDEVAAALIGVAPYDDDSGKRRGERYIKGGRRWVRNAFYMPCLGAATQCNPVLKAFYQRLLAKGKEPKVALVACMRKLIIILNTMLARRQKWNPGRHATG, from the coding sequence ATGGCACAAAACGACCTCGTTGTCGTCGGTATTGACGTGGCCAAAGACAAGGTGGATGCCTGCATTCGCAGATTCACGTTGCGGCAAACGTTCCCGAACACCGCACAAGGTCATCGCAAGCTGGTTGCCTGGCTGAGAAGATACCAAGTGGGCAAGGCGGTGATGGAGGCAAGCGGCGGCTACGAGCTGGAATGGCGCAACGTGCTGCACAAAGCCGGCATCGAGGTGCGGATCGTCGATCCCAGGCGGGTCCGCAGCTTTGCGCAGTCGGCCGGACGCTTGGCGAAGAACGATCCGATCGACGCGGAGATGATCGCCTGGTTTGCCGAGACGTTCAGCCAGGCGCCGGGCCAGACCCCTGATGCCGCGCGTGAGGAACTCGCGGCGCTGGCGAAAGCGCGCACGGCCCTGGTCGACGTCAAGATCCGCCTGCAGGCTCAGGACGAGCATGCGGCCCCAGAACCGGCCCGGAAGGCTTATGCGCGTGTCTTGAAGAACCTCGCCGCCGAAATGGACAAGCTCGAGGCCGCAATCTCTGCCAAGGTCAAGGCCACACCGGAGTTTGCCGAGCGTGCCGAGATCATCGAGAGTGTTCCGGGCCTCGCGCACGTGACGTCCGCGATCCTCATTGCAGGAATGCCCGAGCTCGGACAGGTCAGCGACGAGGTCGCCGCCGCCCTGATCGGCGTTGCCCCTTACGACGATGATAGCGGCAAGCGGCGCGGCGAGCGCTACATCAAGGGCGGGCGCCGCTGGGTGCGAAACGCATTCTACATGCCCTGTCTCGGCGCAGCTACGCAGTGTAATCCGGTGCTCAAGGCCTTCTATCAGCGTCTGCTTGCCAAGGGAAAGGAGCCCAAGGTTGCGCTCGTCGCCTGCATGCGCAAGCTGATCATCATTCTCAACACGATGCTCGCACGCCGCCAGAAATGGAATCCCGGCCGTCACGCCACGGGTTGA
- a CDS encoding adenylate/guanylate cyclase domain-containing protein has product MSGVKDKIWFLREGLFAKYVIALVGLVVFVLAVNGAMEIWISYRGIKTTLNDGMSEKAEATARHIEQSMADLERQISWATRAYSNTIELRRADYAQLLRQVPQVSQLSLLDPRGHEQLRLSRRTVNVGSNLDFSRDVSFTEAFARGTGYSPPYFRGEHPYMSIALSHSDSNVTVAEIDLDFLTEFLGDAQVGKVAFAYIVDGMGQVLASSSKGPEVGKILSALPQVAALIKPGGAALSTGTDGAGHDVLTTSSPVPKLGWHVFYEQPTAQALTPIRDQLARIALLIALGLVVAIIAGTIMARRMLVPITALRAGARRLGAGEFGHRIEVKTSDELEELANQFNSMAGQLAETYSDLEWKVTERTRDLAQSINELKVLEEVGRAVASSLDLNAVLPTVAARALEITHADAVLIYGYDAANRQFNLTEAIGIDSADEGGHRAIDEAGSPLGDAAANSEPISIPNLDATSEHPLRDMAVDAGFHSVLVVPLVDQQGILGSLVVLRRNAGEFSPNLIGLMKTFAHQAVLAMRNARLFTEVDHKSRELLTANDTVRRQADKLQQQTDQLKDWNKSLEQRVETQLGEIERIRRLERFLAPQVAQLIASSDGHEGLLDSHRREVTVVFCDLRGFTAFTEQTEPEEAMNVLREYHAALGELIFRYEGTLDRYAGDGVMILFNAPIQFEDHTARAVRMSVEMRDTIGLLTEKWRNRGHNLGFGIGIALGYATLGQIGFEQRLEYAAIGSVTNLASRLCDEAKANQIVVSRRVYGMVEPWVEGRAIDDLNLKGFNHPVLAAEILSWREEVDNVVDAAAAAARRKKQS; this is encoded by the coding sequence ATGAGCGGGGTGAAGGATAAGATCTGGTTCCTGCGCGAGGGCCTGTTCGCCAAATACGTCATCGCCCTGGTCGGCCTCGTCGTGTTCGTGCTGGCCGTCAACGGCGCGATGGAAATCTGGATCAGCTACCGCGGCATCAAGACCACGCTCAACGACGGCATGTCGGAGAAGGCGGAGGCCACCGCCAGGCACATCGAGCAATCGATGGCCGACCTCGAGCGGCAGATTTCCTGGGCGACCCGCGCCTATTCCAACACGATCGAGCTGCGCCGCGCCGACTATGCGCAACTGCTGCGGCAGGTCCCCCAGGTCAGCCAGCTTTCGCTGCTCGACCCCCGCGGCCACGAACAGCTCCGGCTGTCGCGCCGCACCGTCAATGTCGGCAGCAACCTCGATTTCTCCCGCGACGTCTCCTTCACCGAAGCCTTCGCGCGCGGCACCGGCTATTCGCCGCCGTATTTCCGCGGCGAGCATCCGTATATGTCGATCGCGCTGTCGCATTCCGATTCCAACGTCACCGTCGCCGAGATCGATCTCGACTTCCTCACCGAATTCCTCGGCGACGCCCAGGTCGGCAAGGTGGCCTTTGCCTATATCGTCGACGGCATGGGCCAGGTGCTGGCGAGTTCGTCGAAGGGGCCCGAAGTCGGCAAGATCCTGTCCGCGCTGCCGCAGGTCGCAGCCTTAATCAAGCCCGGCGGCGCAGCGCTTTCGACCGGCACCGACGGCGCCGGTCATGACGTTTTGACCACGTCGAGCCCGGTGCCGAAGCTCGGCTGGCACGTGTTCTACGAACAGCCGACCGCGCAGGCGCTGACGCCGATCCGCGACCAGCTGGCGCGGATCGCGCTGTTGATCGCGCTCGGCCTCGTGGTCGCGATCATCGCCGGCACCATCATGGCGCGCCGCATGCTGGTGCCGATCACGGCATTGCGCGCCGGCGCACGTCGTCTCGGCGCCGGCGAGTTCGGCCACCGCATCGAGGTGAAGACATCCGACGAACTCGAAGAGCTCGCCAACCAGTTCAACAGCATGGCGGGGCAGCTGGCGGAGACATATTCCGATCTCGAATGGAAGGTGACGGAGCGGACGCGCGATCTGGCGCAGTCGATCAACGAGCTCAAGGTGCTCGAGGAAGTCGGCCGCGCGGTTGCCTCCTCGCTCGATCTCAACGCGGTGCTGCCGACGGTCGCCGCCCGTGCGCTCGAGATTACCCATGCCGACGCGGTGCTGATCTACGGCTATGACGCCGCGAACCGCCAGTTCAACCTGACCGAGGCGATCGGCATCGACAGTGCGGACGAAGGCGGCCATCGCGCCATCGACGAGGCCGGCAGCCCGCTCGGCGACGCCGCGGCGAACAGCGAGCCGATCTCTATACCCAATCTCGACGCGACATCAGAGCATCCGCTGCGCGACATGGCGGTCGACGCCGGCTTCCATTCGGTGCTGGTGGTGCCGCTGGTCGACCAGCAGGGCATTTTGGGCTCGCTGGTGGTGTTGCGGCGGAACGCCGGCGAGTTCTCGCCGAACCTGATCGGGCTGATGAAAACCTTTGCGCACCAGGCGGTGCTGGCGATGCGCAATGCGCGGCTGTTCACTGAGGTGGACCACAAGAGCCGCGAACTGCTGACCGCGAATGACACGGTGCGCCGGCAGGCCGACAAGCTGCAGCAGCAGACCGACCAGCTCAAAGACTGGAACAAGTCGCTGGAACAGCGGGTCGAGACGCAGCTCGGCGAGATCGAGCGCATCCGCCGGCTCGAGCGTTTCCTCGCACCGCAGGTGGCGCAACTGATCGCGTCCTCCGACGGCCATGAAGGCCTGCTCGACAGCCACCGCCGCGAAGTCACGGTGGTGTTCTGCGACCTGCGCGGCTTTACGGCTTTCACCGAGCAGACCGAGCCCGAAGAGGCGATGAACGTGCTGCGCGAATATCACGCCGCGCTCGGCGAACTGATCTTCCGCTACGAAGGCACGCTCGACCGCTATGCCGGCGACGGCGTGATGATCCTGTTCAACGCGCCGATCCAGTTCGAGGACCACACGGCGCGCGCGGTGCGGATGTCGGTGGAGATGCGCGACACCATCGGCCTGCTGACCGAGAAGTGGCGCAACCGCGGCCACAATCTCGGCTTCGGCATCGGCATCGCGCTCGGCTATGCCACGCTCGGCCAGATCGGCTTCGAACAGCGGCTGGAATACGCCGCGATCGGCAGCGTCACCAATTTGGCGTCGCGGCTGTGCGACGAAGCCAAGGCCAACCAGATCGTGGTGTCGCGGCGCGTCTACGGCATGGTCGAACCCTGGGTCGAGGGCCGAGCGATCGACGATCTCAACCTCAAGGGTTTCAATCACCCGGTGCTGGCCGCGGAGATTCTGAGCTGGCGCGAAGAGGTCGACAACGTGGTGGATGCCGCGGCGGCGGCGGCAAGGCGGAAGAAGCAGTCCTGA
- a CDS encoding AsmA family protein: protein MRALKFAGAAIAAVIVVIALLLLVGVPSSFLTAQITARVERETGYRLTVNGGAGIGLWPSLNVTLNDVTLQDPKERDNDNRITAGSIQADMTLASVWAGKPAITELVVVRPVVNVPLQRERLKDAAPAPMPRAAGAGNAVSIEHVSITGGTVVFSNLRDRVENRIETINADVTVDADRRIRISGNARSGDSPLKFEIKAAPSAPPLERQNIPTEIKLDAPGLLPAQLSAKAEVRLNGAVVMINGLSGVLGDDAFNGWASIDLASKPLVKLDLDFQRLALAKSPDRADSAAQPWSNATIDLTGLNYVDVQARISAAELTIGDGHFAPAAIEATLASGVLKARVSNLGAYGGTANGDVTIDASTANPTFTLRTDLTGVRALPLLNGLADFDKLDGKLQTRISVRSSGTSQRAIMANMSGTTFAVFQDGAIKGLNLAQMIRSLTASTLSGWQESSEQATDLTQLSASFKIDKGQAQTTDLNLVGPLVKMTGVGTIDLGTKQIGFRVEPKLVMTTEGQGRTAEPVGLGIPVMIEGPWGAPRIYPEMQGMLDNPEAAYARLREMGKGLFGAGGAGLDSAGIGAALGGLLGGGQAGAPGTGQSGKANDPLGGQLGEAIGNLLQQGLSGLGQGGTGQGTTRPSQGRNIPSPNASTPAAPAETTAPPAPADTTAQQDSQPMNDVLRQLFNR, encoded by the coding sequence ATGAGAGCATTGAAATTCGCCGGCGCCGCTATCGCAGCCGTGATCGTCGTCATCGCGCTGCTGCTGTTGGTCGGCGTCCCCTCCTCGTTCCTGACCGCGCAGATCACGGCCCGGGTCGAGCGCGAGACCGGCTACAGGCTCACCGTCAATGGCGGCGCCGGGATCGGCCTGTGGCCGTCGCTCAACGTCACCCTGAACGACGTCACCCTGCAGGACCCGAAAGAGCGCGACAACGACAATCGCATCACCGCCGGCAGTATCCAGGCGGATATGACGCTGGCCAGCGTGTGGGCCGGCAAGCCCGCGATCACCGAACTCGTGGTCGTACGCCCCGTCGTCAACGTGCCGCTGCAGCGCGAGCGGCTCAAGGATGCGGCTCCCGCGCCGATGCCCCGGGCCGCAGGCGCCGGCAACGCCGTTTCGATCGAGCATGTCAGCATCACCGGCGGCACGGTGGTGTTTTCCAACCTGCGCGACCGAGTCGAGAACCGGATCGAGACCATCAACGCCGACGTCACCGTGGATGCCGATCGCAGGATCCGGATATCCGGCAATGCGCGCAGCGGCGACAGTCCGCTGAAATTCGAGATCAAGGCGGCTCCGTCAGCCCCGCCGCTCGAACGGCAGAACATCCCGACCGAGATCAAGCTCGATGCGCCCGGCCTGTTGCCGGCACAGCTTTCGGCCAAAGCCGAGGTGCGGCTCAACGGCGCGGTGGTGATGATCAACGGACTGAGCGGCGTGCTCGGCGACGACGCATTCAACGGCTGGGCCTCGATCGATCTGGCGAGCAAGCCGCTGGTCAAGCTCGATCTGGACTTTCAGCGGCTGGCACTGGCGAAATCGCCTGATCGCGCCGATTCTGCGGCGCAGCCGTGGAGCAATGCGACGATCGACCTCACCGGCCTCAATTATGTCGACGTGCAGGCGCGCATTTCCGCCGCCGAACTCACCATCGGCGACGGCCATTTCGCACCCGCCGCGATCGAGGCGACGCTGGCGAGCGGCGTGTTGAAGGCACGGGTCTCCAACCTCGGCGCCTATGGCGGAACCGCCAATGGCGACGTGACCATCGACGCCTCGACCGCGAACCCCACCTTTACGCTGCGTACCGATCTCACCGGCGTGCGCGCGCTGCCGCTGCTGAACGGCCTTGCGGATTTCGACAAGCTCGACGGCAAGCTGCAGACCAGGATCAGCGTGCGTTCGTCCGGCACCAGCCAGCGCGCGATCATGGCGAACATGTCCGGTACGACGTTTGCGGTGTTCCAGGATGGCGCCATCAAGGGGCTCAACCTCGCGCAGATGATCCGCTCGCTGACGGCGAGCACGCTGTCGGGCTGGCAGGAGAGCAGCGAACAGGCGACGGACCTGACGCAACTGTCCGCCTCGTTCAAGATCGACAAGGGCCAGGCGCAGACCACCGACCTCAACCTGGTCGGCCCGCTGGTGAAGATGACCGGCGTCGGCACCATCGACCTCGGCACCAAGCAGATCGGATTCCGCGTCGAGCCGAAACTGGTCATGACCACCGAAGGCCAGGGCCGCACCGCCGAGCCGGTCGGGCTCGGCATTCCCGTCATGATCGAGGGACCGTGGGGCGCGCCGCGGATCTATCCGGAGATGCAGGGCATGCTCGACAATCCTGAGGCGGCGTACGCCAGGCTCAGGGAGATGGGCAAGGGCCTGTTCGGCGCTGGCGGCGCCGGACTTGACAGTGCCGGCATTGGCGCCGCGCTCGGCGGCCTGCTCGGCGGCGGCCAGGCCGGCGCGCCGGGTACCGGTCAGAGCGGCAAGGCGAACGATCCACTCGGCGGCCAGCTCGGCGAGGCCATCGGCAATCTCCTGCAGCAAGGTTTGAGCGGGTTGGGCCAAGGCGGAACAGGTCAAGGCACCACGCGTCCGAGCCAGGGCCGCAATATTCCAAGCCCGAACGCGTCCACCCCAGCCGCCCCCGCCGAGACCACCGCGCCCCCGGCCCCCGCTGACACGACCGCGCAGCAGGACAGCCAGCCGATGAACGACGTGCTGCGGCAACTGTTCAACCGCTGA
- a CDS encoding Crp/Fnr family transcriptional regulator encodes MSKQAEFAVILKMNPMFADLGADELQRISGLCHTQQLAVGEMLFQKGDAGDALYGVRRGQIRIETGASDGSRLTLNFMGPGDLFGEVAVLDGQSRTADAAAGEPSELFVLRREDFLAFLEREPKVAIKIIMLLCQRIRWQSERMEESVLQPLPVRLARRLCALSDDFGSEVHISQEQLGIFVGAARESVNRQLQLWRKDGILDLQRGRILLQNMTKLTAVARND; translated from the coding sequence ATGAGTAAACAGGCCGAATTTGCGGTCATCCTGAAAATGAATCCGATGTTCGCGGATCTGGGCGCCGATGAATTGCAGCGCATTTCCGGCCTTTGCCATACCCAGCAGCTCGCGGTCGGCGAAATGTTGTTCCAGAAGGGTGACGCCGGCGATGCCCTGTATGGGGTCCGCCGCGGCCAGATCCGGATCGAGACCGGCGCCTCCGACGGCAGCCGCCTGACGCTGAATTTCATGGGCCCGGGCGACCTGTTCGGCGAGGTCGCGGTGCTCGACGGCCAGAGCCGCACCGCGGATGCCGCCGCCGGCGAGCCCTCGGAACTGTTCGTGCTGCGGCGCGAGGATTTCCTCGCCTTCCTGGAACGCGAGCCCAAGGTCGCGATCAAGATCATCATGCTGTTGTGCCAGCGCATCCGCTGGCAGAGCGAGCGCATGGAGGAATCGGTGCTGCAGCCGTTGCCGGTTCGCCTCGCGCGCCGGCTCTGCGCGCTGTCAGACGATTTCGGATCGGAGGTGCACATCTCGCAGGAACAACTCGGCATCTTCGTCGGCGCCGCCCGCGAGAGCGTCAATCGTCAACTGCAGCTCTGGCGCAAGGACGGCATCCTCGACCTGCAGCGCGGCAGGATATTGCTGCAGAACATGACAAAGCTGACGGCGGTGGCGCGGAACGATTAG